TCCACGGACTCGCTGTTGTATTTTTCTCCCATGTTGGGCCAAATTGTAAaagttgtgtgtctgtgttttagaGTGGGGATGAAGCCTCTAAGTCGGTGGAAATCGTGGTGGAGACGGAGGCAGAAGCTGGAGCCAGCGGCTACAGTGTGACTGGTGGAGGACAGCGAGGGATCTTTGTTAAAGACGTCCTTAAAGACTCACCAGCTGCTAAACATCTCAGTCTGATGGAAGGTACCTGCGGTCACATCTCTTTCATTTAGAGAACACTTAGACATACTAGAATGAATGtaataagaaatgaaagaaataaaatgtgtacACTGCAAACTCTGAGCcatggtgagtgtgtgtcctggcTTTGTGACCCAGTACGATTGTTCTGTTCATCAATATGTAACCTGGCATCACAGCAAAGAGTTTAATGCATTACACACTTTGAACCAGAGCAACAGCAGATTAATTCCATACCTGACATGATATGATCCCTAATGTCAGCCCCAATACAGGATGAATAAATCCCATTTTTGCTATCTTTGCTACCATCTTGGCTGTTAGTTTGGGAGGGTGGAGGCCTGGTGGAGATCTGCATCCTACTGAATGCACCTTCTAGTATTGCAGGATGGTAACCACAGACTTAAAAACTCTGATATATCTGTCTTGTCAGTATTATCAGTATTGTGTGAACTTGTTCAGAAAGGGCTTAATGTAATGGACATTCATCATATGTAAAAGTACCACACTCCAGCTCTAACACTGggctcattcattcatactgtTCTCCATGTGAAGGTGACCAGCTGCTGAGTGCCAAGGTCTACTTCGACAATGTGAAGTATGAAGACGCTCTGAAGATCCTTCAGTGTGCAGAGCCATATAAGGTCAGCTTCCAGCTGAAGAGGACCATCCCTGGAGCAGAGGTCAGCATGCGGCCTCGAGTTCCCAGTGTGGAGGTCAAAGGTCCCAAAGCCAAGATGGCCAAAATGGTAATCAATAATATTCTGAATGTATATGTGGCATGCAGTCTCTCAACTGTATTGTGTAGCTTCAAATAAAATAGCATTTTTAACTTGTTATAATCAGACTTTGGTAAATACCTCATTAAATCCTTTCACATTGATGCAACTTATACATTAAATCATCACTTGAATTCTGGATCGATTGTTTATAAATAAGGTAAACGTTAAGTCCAGTCTTTTGGAGCTTGAAATCAGATTTATTTAATTGAGAACAATGCCATACTCAAGTTCCAGACCCTCAAATGTTTCAGCTGACCCTCCtgtcattcatgtgtgtttctgtgtatttcagaGTGTGAAGGGCACCAAGACGTTCAAGACCAAGAAGAAGAGAGGTGGTCGTTTTGGTCtgaagaggttgaaagagaagcacagagaggagctggtGATAGAGGGAATGCCCGCCAAGCTGGAGATGACTGACGTGGACGTGGAGTTTTCTCTCCCCAAATtcaaacagaggaggagcacGAAGGTCGacgcaggaggagctggaggagcagcagccaCGGGGAAGGCAAAGAGGAGGATCAGGTTGGCCTTGTTTGTGCTGTGTAATGTTGCCATTACCTGCTGCACTGACTGAATAGCATGTGTGATTTGCTGAGGAACATTGTCAGACCCAGAATCTGCTGTTACTGGTCGagtatgtgtgcacagacagaaagtagtacaaaaataataaaataatcagtAAACAATAGTGTAGTGGTATTTCTAAGGATTAATGTAATACAATACTAGTACTGACTCAATTACATCAGTGAATTTATATTCATCTTCATTTCTCCTTTCTTTACATGGTTCTTCAGGTTTCCgcacatgaaaacaaaggctTATACAGAGACAGGAGAAAAAGTGGAACTAGGACAACTTGAGGGACAGGTGAATATCTCTCCACCTGAGATACCTGGAGCTAAAGTAAAAACCAAAGGAAAGGGACACAAGTTTGGAATCACCTTTCCTAAGagtaaacacacaaagtcaGGCTCAGCTTTGGAAACCGGATCCGTGGAGCTGAAGCCCCCAGGTGTGAACATCCATccaccatcagtggagttcagttTGTCTGATGATAAAGACAAGGATGTGGAACAGGGAGGGGTTAAGATCAGCGCACCTGATGTGGAGTTTGCACTCCCCTCAGGGAAAGCTGAAGCATCTTTGCCTGCTGTGAAGGGAAAAGCAGAAATCAAAGCCCCTAAAGTTAACATGAAAGGAGGAGTTGATGCAGAGGCAGCTGTGGGAAAAGTTGATGTAGACGTGGGAAAAGGAGATACAAAGCTAAGAATGCCAAAGTTGAAACTGCCAAAAGTTAGACTCTCACGTCATTCCGATGAGATAGATGGTGACATTAAGGTAAAAGCCAAAGGGATTAAAGTACCTCACACTGACATAATACCTCCAAAACTAGAAATCAAAGGAGGTGGTGAGATTGCTCTTCCCAAAGTAGATATCACCAAACCGCAGATCAGAGGTGATCTGTCAGGAAAAGCTGAATCCATCAAAATGCCTGCCATTGACATCTCTGTGCCTGATGTTGACTTGGAACTGGACACCGGGCACAGGATTCCTGATGAGGTGGAGGGCACTTTCAAAGGGCCCAAAATTTCCATGCCAAAGGTTGATATCTCATTACCAAAGATGGAATCATCCAGTGTGGATATTAAAGGTCCAGAAGGTGGAGGGAAATTCAGCCTACCGTCTGTTGATATCTCTCTCCCAAAGGTGAAACAAGAGGCTGGAGATGTGGACATGGACTATTATGTTGGTGGAGATGGGAAGTTCAGAATGCCTGATTTTGACGTATCTTTCCCAAAAATTAAGTCACCAGAAGGAGAGGTAACTATGGAAGGAGAAGAGTTGGAAGGAGGCTTCAAGTTACCCAACGTAGACTTAACCCTTCCCAAAGGCAAAGCAGGAATGTCTGATattgaaggaggaggaaaatttCAGTTGCCATCATTTGACATCTCCCTCCCCAAAATGGAAGTTGACATCGAAGGTCCTGAAGTGAAAGGTGGTAAATTTGAACTTCCCACACTTGACATTTCTTTGCCTGGAggcaaaatgaaagcagacaccGAAGTTGAAGGGCATGTCGGAAAAGGAGGAAATTTCAAAATGCCTACCTTTGATGTTTCTCTCCCAAAGCTGAAACAACCAGAGGGTCATGTGAAGATACGTGGCAGTGAAGTGAAAGAAGGTAAATTAAACATGCCCTCTGTAGACATTTCGCTCCCCAAGATACCCGAAGGAGATGTGACTTTAGAGTGCCCTGAACTTCCAAATGTTGACTTTTCACTTCCCAaggcaaacatagagggcaACATGGAGCTTGAGGGCAGCGGTGGTAGCAGAGCCAAGTTCAAGATGCCAACTTTTGACCTCTCACTCCCAAAGATGAAAACCAAGGAGGGAGAGGTTGATATTGAAGGACCTGAAGTCAAAGGAGGAGCAAAGATCAACATGCCATCACTTGACATCTCTCTTCCTGCTATGAAATCACCAGAGGGGGAGGTAAAGATCGAAGGTCCTGAAGCCAAAGGAGGAAATTTCCCGATGCCTTCATTAGATGTGTCACTACCAAAGATGAAGTTTCCTGAGGGAAACATTGGCCTTGAGGGACTCTCAGGTGATATCTCTCTTCCAAAGGGGAACATAGAGGGTGACATACAATTCAAAGGTAAAGGAGGGCATTTTCATTTGCCCTCAATTGATGTTTCTCTCCctaaaacaaaattaaagagAGGGGAATTCAACATTGAGGGGCCAGAAATCAAAGGTGGAGAAATCAAAATGCCAACTATTGACATCTCAACTCCTCAAGGAGCATTAGAAGGTGAAATCACTGTCAAAGATGAAGGCAGAGGAGGTAAATTCAAAATGCCATCTGCGGACATCACCCTCCCAGCAGTAAAATTCCCTGAAGGAGATGTGAATTTTCAAGGGCCAAAAGTTAAAGGTGGGAAGTTTGAAATGCCAAGAATCGACCTCTCGCTTCCGAAAGTAAAAAGGAGACAAGGAGACATTGAAATTGACATTCACTCCGGAAGAGATTTGGACATTGAAATACCATCCTATGATACTGGACTTCCAAAAGGAAAAGTCAAAGGTGACATAAATGTTAAAGGTGGGACAAGTAAATTCAAAATGCcaaattttgacatttcacttcCAAAGATTGACCTTCCAGAGGGTGAGGTCAAAGTGGAAGGGCcagagattaaagaaaaaatggaaataccaGGTGTTGATATTTCACTTCCAAAAGGAAAAGTAGAGGGAGATGCTGACTTTGAAGGGCATGTGGATAAAGGAGGCAAGTTTCACATGCCTTCAATGGATATCACTCTTCCTAAAATCAAAGGAAAGGGAGTTGGTGTTGACATTGAGGGACCTGAAATCAAAGGTGACATGTCACTCCCTAAAATTAAGTCTCCAGAGGTGGATATCAGCCTTGAAGGTCCTGATGTTGAAGGAGGAAAGTTTAACTTGCCGACTTTTGACATTTCCCTCCCCAAAGGCAAAATCAAGGGTGACTTTGATGTTGCTGGCCCTGAGGTGAAGGGGGGTAAatttaaaatgccaaaatttGATGTGTCTTTACCAAAAGTGAGTCTCCCAGAGGGCGACATTAAAATAAAAGGGCCTGAGATCAAGGGCAGGAAGATTGAAATGCCAGACATTGATCTTTCACTCccagaaggaaaatcaggagAAATTGAAGGGCGTGGTGGTAAAGGAGGGAAATTCCATATGCCCTCTTTTGACATCTCTCTTCCTAAGATGAAAGCTAAAGGACCAGAGGTCAACATACAAGGTCCTGAACTTAAGGGAGGAAAAATCAACATGCCAGACATTGACCTTTCACCTCCCAAAGGAAAAGCCGATGCTGACCTCAGCATTGAGGGTCCTGAGGTAAAAGGAGGCAAGTTCAAAATGCCCAAATTTGATGTTTCACTTCCAAAGATGAACCTGCCAGAGGGCAATGTGGAAATGCCAACTGTTGATATTTCCCTCCCCAAAGGAAAGGTAAAGGGAGATGTTGACATTGGGGGACATGTGGGTAAAGGAGGCAAGTTTCACATGCCTTCACTTGACATTTCTCTTCCTACACTCAAAGCAAAGGGAGTTGATGTTGACATTGAAGGACCTGAAATCAAAGGTGACATGTCACTCCCTAAAATTAAGTCTCCAGAGGTGGATATCAGCCTTGAAGGTCCTGATGTTAAAGGAGGAAAGTTTAACTTGCCGACTGCTGACATTTCACTCCCCAAAGGAAAAGTTGAGGGTGACATAAATGTTGAAGGCCCTGAAGTGAAAGGAGGGAAATTCAAAATGCCCAaatttgatgtttctttaccAAAAGTGAGTCTCCCAAAAGTTGATGCCAATGTGGAAGGACCAGATATGAAAGGAAAAATTGAAATGCCTACAGTTGATATTTCACTCCCCAAAGGAAAGGCCGATGCTGACCTCAGCATTGAGGGTCCTGAAGTAAAAGGAGGCAAGTTCCACATGCCCAAATTTGATATTTCACTTCCAAAGATGAACCTGCCAGAGGGCAATCTGGAAATGCCAACTGTTGATATTTCCCTCCCGAAAGGAAAGGTAAAGGGAGAAGTTGATATTGGGGGACATGTGGGTAAAGGAAGCAAGTTTCACATGCCATCAATTGATATCTCTCTTCCTACAATCAAAGGAAAGGGAGTTGATGTTGATATTGAAGGACCTGAGCTTAAAGGTGACATTTCACTTCCACAAGGAAAACTTGAGGGTGACCTAAATGTTGAAGGACCTGACATAAAAGGAGGGAAattcaaaatgccaaaatttgATGTGTCTTTACCAAAAGTGAATCTCCCAGAGGGtgatgtcaaaataaaagggCCAGACATCAAGGGAGGGAAGATTGAAATGCCAGACATTGATCTTTCTCTTCCAAAAGGAAAGGCAGGAGGAGACATTGAAATTGAAGGACATGCAGGTAAAGGAGGCAAGTTCCACATGCCCTCGCTCAATATCTCTCTTCCTAAAATGAATGTAAAGGGACCAGAGATAAATACTGAAGGTCCTGAAGTTAAAGGTGGAAAGCTAAACATGCCATCACTTGATGTTTCTCTGCCCAAAATCAAATCTCCAAATGTCGATATCAGCCTTGAGGGTCCTGATGTCAAAGGAGGAAAGGTCAAAATCCCGACTGTTGACATCTCACTTCCCAAAGGAAAAGTTGAGGGTGACATAAATGTTGAAGGCCCTGAAGTGAAAGGAGGGAAATTCAAAATGCCCAaatttgatgtttctttaccAAAAGTGAGTCTCCCAAAGGTTGATGCCAATGTGGAAGGACCAGATATGAAAGGAAAAATTGAAATGCCAACAGTTGATATTTCACTCCCCAAAGGAAAGGCCGATGCTGACCTCAGCATTGAGGGTCCTGAGGTAAAAGGAGGCAAGTTCCACATGCCCAAATTTGATGTTTCACTTCCAAAGATGAACCTGCCAGAGGGCAATGTGGAAATGCCAACTGTTGATATTTCCCTCCCCAAAGGAAAGGTAAAGGGAGATATTGACATTGGGGGACATGTGGGTAAAGGAGGCAAGTTTCACATGCCGTCAATTGATATCTCTCTTCCTACAATCAAAGGAAAGGGAGTTGATGTTGATATTGAAGGACCTGAACTTAAAGGTGACATTTCACTTCCACAAGGAAAACTTGAGGGTGACCTAAATGTTGAAGGCCCTGACATAAAAGGAGGGAAattcaaaatgccaaaatttgATGTGTCTTTACCAAAAGTGAATCTCCCAGAGGGTGATGTCAAAATGAAAGTCCCAGACATCAAGGGAGGGAAGATTGAAATGCCAGATATTGATCTTTCTCTTCCCAAAGGAAAGGCAGGAGGAGACATTGAAATTGAAGGACATGCTGGTAAAGGAGGCAAGTTCCACATGCCCTCATTCAATATCTCTCTTCCTAAAATGAATGTAAAGGGACCAGAGATAAATACTGAAGGTCCTGAAGTTAAAGGTGGAAAGCTAAACATGCCATCACTTGATGTTTCTCTGCCCAAAATCAAATCTCCAAATGTCGATATCAGCCTTGAGGGTCCTGATGTCAAAGGAGGAAAGGTCAAAATCCCGACTGTTGACATCTCACTTCCCAAAGGAAAAGTTGAGGGTGACATAAATGTTGAAGGCCCTGAAATGAAAGGAGGGAAATTCAAAATGCCCAaatttgatgtttctttaccAAAAGTGAGTCTCCCAAAGGTTGATGCCAATGTGGAAGGACCAGATATGAAAGGAAAAATTGAAATGCCAACAGTTGATATTTCACTCCCCAAAGGAAAGGTCGATGCTGACCTCAGCATTGAGGGTCCTGAGGTAAAAGGAGGCAAGTTCCACATGCCCAAATTTGATGTTTCACTTCCAAAGATGAACCTGCCAGAGGGCAATGTGGAAATGCCAACTGTTGATATTTCCCTCCCCAAAGGAAAGGTAAAGGGAGATGTTGACATTGGGGGACATGTGGGTAAAGGAGGCAAGTTTCACATGCCTTCACTTGATATCTCTCTTCCTACACTCAAAGCAAAGGGAGTTGATGTTGACATTGAAGGACCTGAAATCAAAAGTGACATGTCACTCCCTAAAATTAAGTCTCCAGAGGTGGATATCAGCCTTGAAGGTCCTGATGTTAAAGGAGGAAAGTTTAACTTGCCGACTGCTGACATTTCACTCCCCAAAGGAAAAGTTGAGGGTGACATAAATGTTGCGGGCCCTGAGGTGAAGGGGGGTAAATTCAAAATGCCCAaatttgatgtttctttaccAAAAGTGAGTCTCCCAAAGGTTGATGCCAATGTGGAAGGACCAGATATGAAAGGAAAAATTGAAATGCCAACAGTTGATATTTCACTCCCCAAAGGAAAGGCCGATGCTGACCTCAGCATTGAGGGACCTGAGGTAAAAGGAGGCAAGTTCAAAATGCCCAAATTTGATGTTTCACTTCCAAAGATGAACCTGCCAGAGGGCAATGTGGAAATGCCAACTGTTGATATTTCCCTCCCCAAAGGAAAGGTAAAGGGAGATGTTGACATTGGGGGACATGTGGGTAAAGGAAGCAAGTTTCACATGCCTTCACTTGATATCTCTCTTCCTAAAATCAAAGGAAAGGGAGTTGATGTTGACATTGAGGGACCTGAAATCAGAGGTGACATGTCACTCCCTAAAATTAAATCTCCAGAGGTGGATATCAGCCTTGAAGGTCCTGATGTAAAAGGAGGAAAGTTTAACTTGCCAACTGTTGACATTTCACTCCCCAAAGGAAAAGTTGAGGGTGACTTTGATGCTGTGGGCCCTGAGGTGAAGGGGGGTAAatttaaaatgccaaaatttGATGTGTCTTTACCAAAAGTGAATTTCCCAGAGGGtgatgtcaaaataaaagggCCAGACATCAAGGGAGGGAAGATTGAAATGCCAGACATTGATCTTTCTCTTCCCAAAGGAAAGGCAGGAGGAGACATTGAAATTGAAGGACATGCTGGTAAAGGAGGCAAGTTCCACATGCCCTCGCTCAATATCTCTCTTCCTAAAATGAACGTAAAGGGACCAGAGATAAATACTGAAGGCCCTGAAGTCAAAGGTGGAAAGCTAAACATGCCATCACTTGATGTTTCTCTGCCCAAAATCAAATCTCCAAATGTAGATATCAGCCTTGAGGGTCCTGATGTTAAAGGAGGAAAGGTCAAAATCCCGACTGTTGACATTTCACTTCCAAAAGGAAAGGCCGATGCTGATCTCAGCATTGAGGGTCCTGAGGTAAAAGGAGGCAAGTTCAAAATGCCCAAATTTGATGTTTCACTTCCAAAGATGAACCTGCCAGAGGGCAATCTGGAAATGCCAACTGTTGATATTTCCCTCCCCAAAGGAAAGGTAAAGGGAGATGTTGACATTGGGGGACATGTGGGTAAAGGAGGCAAGTTTCACATGCCTTCACTTGATATCTCTCTTCCTACAATCAAAGGAAAGGGAGTTGATGTTGATATTGAAGGACCTGAACTTAAAGGTGACATTTCACTTCCACAAGGAAAACTTGAGGGTGACCTAAATGTTGAAGGCCCTGACATAAAAGGAGGGAAattcaaaatgccaaaatttgATGTGTCTTTACCAAAAGTGAATCTCCCAGAGGGTGACGTCAAAATGAAAGGCCCAGACATCAAGGGAGGGAAGATTGAAATGCCAGACATTGATCTTCCTTTTCTCAAAGGAAAGGCAGGAGGAGACATTGAAATTGAAGGACATGCAGGTAAAGGAGGCAAGTTCCACATGCCCTCGCTCGATATCTCTCTTCCTAAAATGAACGTAAAGGGACCAGAGATAAATACTGAAGGCCCTGAAGTTAAAGGTGGAAAGCTAAACATGCCATCACTTGATGTTTCTCTGCCCAAAGTCAAAACTCCCAATGTAGATATCAGCCTTGAAGGTCCTGATGTTAAAGGAGGAAAGTTTAACTTGCCGACTGCTGACATTTCACTCCCCAAAGGAAAAGTTGAGGGTGACATAAATGTTGCGGGCCCTGAGGTGAAGGGGGGTAAATTCAAAATGCCCAaatttgatgtttctttaccAAAAGTGAGTCTCCCAAAGGTTGATACCAATGTGGAAGGACCAGATATGAAAGGAAAAATTGAAATGCCAACAGTTGATATTTCACTTCCAAAAGGAAAGGCCGATGCCAATCTTGACATTGATGGACACAGTGGTAAAGGAGGCAAGTTTCACATGCCTTCACTTGCTATCTCTCTTCCTAAAATCAAAGGAAAGGGAGTTGATATTGACATTGAGGGACCTGAAGTCAAGGGTGACATGTCACTCCCTAAAATAAAATCTCCAGAGGTGGATATCAGCCTTGAAGGTCCTGATGTTAAAGGAGAAAAGTTTAACTTGCCAACTGTTGACATTTCACTTCCAAAAGGAAAGGCTGATGCTGACCTCAGTATTGAGGGTCCTGAGGTAAAAGGAGGCAAATTCAAAATGCCCAAATTTGATATTTCACTTCCAAAGATGAACCTGCCAGAGGGCAATGTGGAAATGCCAACTGTTGATATTTCCCTCCCCAAAGGAAAGGTAAAGGGAGATGTTGACATTGGGGGACATGTGGGTAAAGGAAGCAAGTTTCACATGCCGTCAATTGATATCTCTCTTCCTACAATCAAAGCAAAGGGAGTTGATGTTGACATTGAAGGACCTGAACTTAAAGGTGACATTTCACTTCCACAAGGAAAACTTGAGGGTGACCTAAATGTTGAAGGCCCTGACATAAAAGGAGGGAAatttaaaatgccaaaatttGATGTGTCTTTACCAAAAGTGAATCTCCCAGAGGGCGACGTCAAAATGAAAGGCCCAGACATCAAGGGAGGGAAGATTGGAATGCCAGACATTGATATTTCTCTTCCAAAAATGAAAGCTAGAGGACCAGAGGTCAGCATACAAGGTCCTGAACTTAAGGGAGGAAAAATCAACATGCCAGATATTGACCTTTCACCTCCCAAAGGAAAGGCCGATGCTGACCTCAGCATTGAGGTACCTGAGGTAAAAGGAGGCAAG
This genomic interval from Chaetodon trifascialis isolate fChaTrf1 chromosome 9, fChaTrf1.hap1, whole genome shotgun sequence contains the following:
- the prx gene encoding neuroblast differentiation-associated protein AHNAK, which codes for MDLEPTDEQTSGDEASKSVEIVVETEAEAGASGYSVTGGGQRGIFVKDVLKDSPAAKHLSLMEGDQLLSAKVYFDNVKYEDALKILQCAEPYKVSFQLKRTIPGAEVSMRPRVPSVEVKGPKAKMAKMSVKGTKTFKTKKKRGGRFGLKRLKEKHREELVIEGMPAKLEMTDVDVEFSLPKFKQRRSTKVDAGGAGGAAATGKAKRRIRFPHMKTKAYTETGEKVELGQLEGQVNISPPEIPGAKVKTKGKGHKFGITFPKSKHTKSGSALETGSVELKPPGVNIHPPSVEFSLSDDKDKDVEQGGVKISAPDVEFALPSGKAEASLPAVKGKAEIKAPKVNMKGGVDAEAAVGKVDVDVGKGDTKLRMPKLKLPKVRLSRHSDEIDGDIKVKAKGIKVPHTDIIPPKLEIKGGGEIALPKVDITKPQIRGDLSGKAESIKMPAIDISVPDVDLELDTGHRIPDEVEGTFKGPKISMPKVDISLPKMESSSVDIKGPEGGGKFSLPSVDISLPKVKQEAGDVDMDYYVGGDGKFRMPDFDVSFPKIKSPEGEVTMEGEELEGGFKLPNVDLTLPKGKAGMSDIEGGGKFQLPSFDISLPKMEVDIEGPEVKGGKFELPTLDISLPGGKMKADTEVEGHVGKGGNFKMPTFDVSLPKLKQPEGHVKIRGSEVKEGKLNMPSVDISLPKIPEGDVTLECPELPNVDFSLPKANIEGNMELEGSGGSRAKFKMPTFDLSLPKMKTKEGEVDIEGPEVKGGAKINMPSLDISLPAMKSPEGEVKIEGPEAKGGNFPMPSLDVSLPKMKFPEGNIGLEGLSGDISLPKGNIEGDIQFKGKGGHFHLPSIDVSLPKTKLKRGEFNIEGPEIKGGEIKMPTIDISTPQGALEGEITVKDEGRGGKFKMPSADITLPAVKFPEGDVNFQGPKVKGGKFEMPRIDLSLPKVKRRQGDIEIDIHSGRDLDIEIPSYDTGLPKGKVKGDINVKGGTSKFKMPNFDISLPKIDLPEGEVKVEGPEIKEKMEIPGVDISLPKGKVEGDADFEGHVDKGGKFHMPSMDMSLPKIKSPEVDISLEGPDIKGGKFKMPKFDVSLPKVNLPEGDVKIKGPDIKGGKIEMPDIDLSLPKGKAGGDIEIEGHAGKGGKFHMPSLNISLPKMNVKGPEINTEGPEVKGGKLNMPSLDVSLPKIKSPNVDISLEGPDVKGGKVKIPTVDISLPKGKVEGDINVEGPEVKGGKFKMPKFDVSLPKVSLPKVDANVEGPDMKGKIEMPTVDISLPKGKADADLSIEGPEVKGGKFHMPKFDVSLPKMNLPEGNVEMPTVDISLPKGKVKGDIDIGGHVGKGGKFHMPSIDISLPTIKGKGVDVDIEGPELKGDISLPQGKLEGDLNVEGPDIKGGKFKMPKFDVSLPKVNLPEGDVKMKVPDIKGGKIEMPDIDLSLPKGKAGGDIEIEGHAGKGGKFHMPSFNISLPKMNVKGPEINTEGPEVKGGKLNMPSLDVSLPKIKSPNVDISLEGPDVKGGKVKIPTVDISLPKGKVEGDINVEGPEMKGGKFKMPKFDVSLPKVSLPKVDANVEGPDMKGKIEMPTVDISLPKGKVDGDVDIGGHVGKGGKFHMPSLDISLPTLKAKGVDVDIEGPEIKIDISLPKGKADADLSIEGPEVKGGKFKMPKFDVSLPKMNLPEGNVEMPTVDISLPKGKVKGDVDIGGHVGKGSKFHMPSLDISLPKIKGKGVDVDIEGPEIRGDMSLPKIKSPEVDISLEGPDVKGGKFNLPTVDISLPKGKVEGDFDAVGPEVKGGKFKMPKFDVSLPKVNFPEGDVKIKGPDIKGGKIEMPDIDLSLPKGKAGGDIEIEGHAGKGGKFHMPSLNISLPKMNVKGPEINTEGPEVKGGKLNMPSLDVSLPKIKSPNVDISLEGPDVKGGKVKIPTVDISLPKGKADADLSIEGPEVKGGKFKMPKFDVSLPKMNLPEVDVDIEGPELKGKFNLPTADISLPKGKVEGDINVAGPEVKGGKFKMPKFDVSLPKVSLPKVDTNVEGPDMKGKIEMPTVDISLPKGKADANLDIDGHSGKGGKFHMPSLAISLPKIKGKGVDIDIEGPEVKGDMSLPKIKSPEVDISLEGPDVKGEKFNLPTVDISLPKGKADADLSIEGPEVKGGKFKMPKFDISLPKMNLPEGNVEMPTVDISLPKGKVKGDVDIGGHVGKGSKFHMPSIDISLPTIKAKGVDVDIEGPELKGDISLPQGKLEGDLNVEGPDIKGGKFKMPKFDVSLPKVNLPEGDVKMKGPDIKGGKIGMPDIDISLPKMKVKGDVDIGGYAGKGGKFHMPSLDISLPTIKAKGVDVDIEGPELKGGKFHMPSLDMSLPKIKAPVVDISLEGPDVKGGKFNLPTVDISLPKGKVEGDFDVAGPEVKGGKFKMPKFDVSLPKVSLPKVDANVEGPDMKGKIEMPTVDISLPKGKVDANLDIDGHSGKGGKFHMPSLDISLPKIKGKGVDVDIEGPEIKGDMSLPKIKSPEVDISLEGPDVKGGKFNLPTVGISLPKGKVEGDFDVAGPEMKGSKFKMPKFDVSLPKVNLPKGDVKITGPDIKGGKIEMPDIDLSLPKGKARGEMEIEGQAGNGSKFHMPSLDISLPKIKAKGAQFDIEDPEFKGRKINLPNIDISLPEGKADFNIEGPEVKEGKLKMPKVDVSLPKMTLPEGNVGVEGPEMKGGKIKMPTVDISIPMGKVEGDINIEGPSGKEAFHMPKGDLSGKKGGGLHMPTFDINIPKFDLDLSLPSGLKDKSLKLDTSGPDASGDLGMSGLKGDINPAMLKVKGADIETGSVEGPGASIKLPTVKLPTVDISAPKVDLDFGLTKPKVDDVEVELLKAEGGRPSSGGSFDLPDLSLKVPSFSLPRFGGRSKSGDLQISGKGVSPKGDISLSPPNVEGEIRAPSVEFDGDGKVKVKKPKIKMPSFGVSKKNVDVSVSCPDVDVKGQKGKIDISKPEINVESPGDKSKYKVKFPKFKISSPKAQLPEGEAKLEADVGGKGGDFAVKLPKFSMSGFGSKEQDLGKPSGSLDAKAKVKMPSVELSLPAAKTPETEVLLPKAEVDVSEADIRGYEGNLKIPKMPTIDVSIPKIDLDVSLPKVKHGAKVDGEGDKFKKPDINMPDIDLSLPEGKTGIGGHIGVNAEGGKFKMPHISMPDMDISLPKGKSPKIEGPEVELKGGEGKFKMPHITMPSINVSLPKGKSGDLDVPDIETDGDGYGGGKFKMPHFKMPNVDITLPKAKPGKIDPPDIDVEGEGGNFTVPGIKMPNIDISLPKGKKLEGSDVELKGGGKMPHVDIDLPKMKSATIDTPDVEAKVEGGGAKFTMPHFNMPSVDISLPKGRIEGPDVETEGGTGGQFKLPHMKMPSVDISLPKGKIEGPEVDIEGGTTGKFKLPHMKMPNIDISLPRTKVEGTEIETSGIELEGQGHGKFKMPHMKMPDIDISLTKGKIDVPDVELQGDGGGKFKTPHMKMPSVNISLPKGKNEGPDVEMEGGSGGQFKLPHMKMPDVDISLPKGKIEGPEVEMEIDGGGKFKMPHLKMPSVDVSMPKGKVEGPNAEVEGSSGGKFKMPQWKMPDVDISPPKGKIEGQDVEIKVDGEKFKMPYVKMPDVDISLPKGKSGKIEGAEMEIEGEGGKFKIPHVTMPSVDISLPKAKTEGPKAEIKCEGGKFKMPNVDISLPKGKPSIKGPEIEFKGDEGQVKMPNMDIAIPEGKANIDTPEVNVESEGGTIKLPHIKMPKVDISLPKGKSKDIEAPAMEVEVTGGKFKGPDVKLAKGGMSVPKDKSGEGEIYVPTLEAGGKIKGPQVISPDLGIDVTHGTPKQDTETHCEADLHVEGQHKGLKLKMPTIDIKGPKGDLEFDIGIHRGEGKKDKKKVELPDLDLNTAGTSGKAKGPKVKGTKFKIEMPKRKAGKNVTAEAKTSKNCSKEELDGQVKHRCKVKEGFLYEVEVETHNGHKEKDHINTTLPEVSVPSVQGSANVGTEGEGGLSSSRAEIKVPRIPDIEFDIGTSQDEDYKIEKGKKIKIPKFGVPLPSISSPEGRMNISGPEIQYEGPKMPKVKKAVFVLVNPPATDEPAGCTALQEEETTTSAEAETEDTKVKMPKIKMKPSFGKSKDKSVAISTELEGEDKSKGGKMKMPQVSFSPGKSGSADVKGSSLNGEQDARGEKGAFSGKIKLPKVEFTSPYGKMATAEEDAEMSVKLAKDLSSGGAGGDIKGLKVKSSKSASASSSEEPSEDVVSSHARTDMLDRDSSESPAGFTMEFSSTKVQAWSEVESQSRESEERESSPWFKVPKFTLKPHSTGFLQITPEGSPQAQRKGEVGGDADVSGSFCLHSSGLNLATQEMSEEQRVSSTEEGTVTTVTKTTRITRQVVTTETRTGEPSTSVTTTHQVSDFNY